Genomic segment of Vulpes lagopus strain Blue_001 chromosome 7, ASM1834538v1, whole genome shotgun sequence:
CCAACTCTAGGAACCATGCAAACCATGCTATGGAAACTCAACAACGGAGAGGCTACAGCCATAAAACTTTAAGACTGGTAacatggaaaaaatgtttatatgttaAGTACAAAAGGGACATAAAATTGTATATACAGTAGAATAACAACTATGTAAACACACCAAAAATCTATGCACAGAAATGTCTAGAGGAACATTTAACACCAAAAGATTAACAGTGGTAGCATTTGGGTGGCGAactgattcatttaaaaattccccaaatttcctCAATAAGCATTAATTATGATTGCAACAGGGAAGTTtttgtctaaaaaaataataaaaataaaaacaccccaCTGGCTGGTGGTTGAGCAGTGCAGTGTCACTTACAAACTGGTGGCTTTGGCCTGAACTCTTGAGAGTATGTACGGTGtgtgccccctcccaccccagagaGCTGGAGTACCCCTGGCTCCACTGAGAGCATCCCTGCAGCCCCATACCTCTGCTCCCTTTATTCTGCCTCATTCCCACATCGTCTCCAGTCACTTCCAGCCAgtatctttcctctttccttccacaCTCAGGAGCCAGCTCTCTAGCCACAGGTCCCTAGAAAGAGAGGCAGTGCTGTGCATATTTCAAAGGACATGGTACCTCAGCTTTGGACACACAGAAACTCAATAGAAATCCTCTTCCTTACTGACAGGCAAGTGGCTGCTCTGGTTGCAGGTATGTTAATTATGCAGCCCTTCTTGTAAATCCACAGTCTCAAGCACTCTCTGAACAGTTACTCCTACCATGAATTTTCTACCCTGAAGAGCCATGAGTGGGCAGTAATAGCTCAGATCATCTGGTTTCTAAAAGTCCTTCCACTCTGAGAAGGCAGAGCTATTGATGGTGGCATTGCAGAAAAGCTGCAGATTCCAGTCTACgttttgaaaagatgtatgcCCCTTGCCCTTTAAGCTTGAGGAACAAGTCAAAAGTAACTGCTAACAAAACAGTAACTGCTAGCAATTCACAGCCTATTCCGGCTGCTGAACAAAAGCAGTTAATGGCTTGCTCCCCACTTTAGCAGCTGTGTACTCTTGGGCAAATCATAACCTTGCTGAGCCTGTTTCTGTATCTGCAGGGAATGTGTGGCCTGCTCCCGTGTTTGGGGACTTAGTGAAATAACATGCCACTGGTCCAGCTTTAAGAAGGCCATACAGGGGAAGGAAAGGTTATGAGCCAGTCTTAGCTCATCTCAACCCTGATCAAGACCTCTCCCCCTTCCAAgagaaggcaaggaaaagaagaaagcagacatACCAGGTAAACAGGAATGACCTGTAATTGGAAAAGAAGCTTCAGACAAACTGAAAATGCTCTGGTTCCAGCATCTTGTCCCCCAACGctagaagccagacacaaaaggcatGCAAAAGTGACTGTCACACACGTACAGGCGCAGACAGAGCATCACCGAGCAAAAAAGGGGGCTAATACTGCAGAAAGGGCCCCAAAGTGCGGCTTGAGGAACACAAGGGAAGTTATCCCAAGACCCTCATTTAGCTGCCATGGGAACAGCAAACACTTGAAGCTTTGCTTCATTCTGTCTCCCAAAGGAAAAAGTTAATAGAGAAGACTAACACTTGTGGCAAACACTATTAGAAAGGATGCAGTCTTTCTCCTGGGCTGCAGGACCCCATCTCCTTCTGCTGAACTCTTGAGAAGTGACatattctatatacatatatatatatatatgcatgcatacatacatacatacatatatatgtatgcacacgGATATATTTAAATGAAGGTGTACACACTGTGCTAAAATACCAACAACAGAAACCCCATGTCATATATAAAAAGGctaaatataacatataacacAGGCCTAGAGCCAGCTCTTACTTGGGAGCTGGAAAAGGGGTGGTATCCTCTGGAGACTGTACACAATTtggggtggccagggaaggcATCAGTGTAAACAACTCAGACTCACTCCACAATACTGGCCCACAGGAAAGCGTGATGTATCtcatgtacaaaaataaactccCACCTTGCTTTTGTATAAAACCAAGCTTGGCAGGCACCAAGAAAGACTGCAGGTTTGTCTTAATGATAGGGGATCACATCAGGCTACCGCTAAACTGCCCAGCAATAGGAACTTACCTCACCTGCAACCCCCACTTCCCACTCTCTCAGGCTCCTGTGCCATTTCCCACCCAAAACTCAGAGCCTTGAGGCATGCCCTGATCACCTACCCTTACACAACTAACTCACAAGGCTTCCTGACAAGGTCCTCCTTTCTGTATCTGTCCCTTTCTTACCCCAAGATATATGAAGACTTATTTCTGTAAATGTTTGGCACCTAAGTGACATGATGGTTGTGGAACAATGCCACAATGACACGGGGAGACCCAGTAACAAGACATGCAGGGTGAGGGCAAGGGGTGCTGAGCTGCCCTTAGCATCTCAAAACCAGAACTGTAGCTTCCCATGCATTTACAGGGGTGGGAGAAGGGATGTGCAGAATTAACAACTTCACCGGCTCCTCAGCAGCAAATACATTCAAAATTGAAGGCGTCTTGAGGGCCCCAGTATACCCTAATCATGAATCTGGTCACTCCTCTGGAGGAGCTCAGTGCAGTGACAGCTGGAAAATCTGAAGTCCTGATAGAATCTGCCACACCAAGAGTCTTTTTGAAGAAGCTCGgcaaagtcctttttttcttttgagcagATGTACAGCACATCCATGGGAAGGCCATGTGGAAGGATGCTCTCCAGCCCAGTCAAATGATCCAATCCATTATCTCAGTCCCCTCTGAGTTTTTTCCTGTTGGCCACCCTCACTGTACATAAACAGCCGAGCAGCACCAAGGTCAGTCATCAATGGTAGGCAACCAAAAGGCCTGGAAGGAGAAACAAAGtcaacttttaaaaaggcaaccCTCTCTCCTCAATGCTGAGGGTTCTTACTCCTCACCACAGCATCACCATGCCCAAACCCATTGGTGAGGAATTACGGCTGGTGGCCTTCTCTCATTACCAATCAATTCAGGCAATCTATGAAGAAACACTGCCCCCTCCACATGAAAGTTAAGCTAGTTCTGTCTCCAACACTGTCTACCTCCTACCCTAGAGGTCCAGTGGtaaggaaaaacaggaaagcTGTCTGAGAAATGGGTACCTAGGTAACCTGGCCTCGTCGTTAATCTGCCAGGTAACCTCCAATAGGTCCTCTCCTTCCTGAGCtgtaaaaaagtgaaagggattgAACTGGATGGTTTTGCCGCATTTCTTTCCAACACTTTccttagttggaaaaaaaaaaaaaaaaagagcaaggggGCAATGTGTTCCGGGTAGGCTAAAGCAAAATCCCTCATCCTCAAATACTCAGGTAGATTTAAGAGATGCCAAAAAGAAACTGTGACTGAGACATGCTTTGTTCTAGCACTAGCGTTGTCTAGGAAGAGACAGGGGCCTACAGGAAATTCTAAGTAATGAGTTATGATCAATTGTAAGAAATTCTGAGTTTTTcagcaaaaactgaaagaaatggcACACTGAGAGGTTGTAGCCACAAAAGgctggtaatattttatttcttcaaaatattttaaaagacaaaattgaggcttctgggtggctcagttggttaagcatctgcctttggctcaggtcctgaaaTCAAacttcacattgggctccctattcagttaggagtctgcttctccttctctctctcccccaaccccacctcatTCAcgagctctctcaaataaaatcttaaggaaaaaaaaaaaaggccaaaaaactATCAGGTATAGTCCTAAGTAGCGTAGGCATAAAACCAGAACCAGGGACCAAAGCAAAAACTGGCCTGAGATCTCCCAGTAGCCTGGAGATCATCTCCAATCCCAGATCAAGGAAAGAAGTATAAAAGTGAAAGATCGGTccttaagtgtcagactcttgatttcagctcaggttgtaatctcaaggtcctgggatcaagccctgagtcggcCTCCCTGCctaatgggaagtctgcttctctctctctccctctaccactatccccctaaataaataaatcttaaaaaaaaaaaaaaaaaaagtaaaagaccaGTCCAACCAGAGATCAGATAATAGGAGGTAGTGAACCAGGGAAGCCACCAGTTGAGGAACAAGAACTTGCATGCTTGTCCTATAcctatttattaaaagattttacttgagagagagcgagcaagtgacagcatgagcagggtgaggagcagagggagaagcagactccccactgagcatggagccccacatggggctcaatcctgcaactccaggatcatgacctgagccaaagacagacacttaaccaactgagccaccaggtgcctcttGTCACATACCTATTTACAACACAGCTTGCTGTGCTCACTGAAGCACCTACCACCCCAACCAGAAAGGGCCCCTAAGTGGGAGACATGTTCACATACCATGTTGGAACATGCGCTGGCAAAGGTCATGAACTTGGGGTTGAACTGCAAACAAGTAATGGGGCCTGTGTGCTTGCCATCCAACACAGCTACTTTTATACCACTCTCTCCATTCCAGACATGGATCTTGCCATCCTCTGAACCTAAAGGGAAtggtaaagaaaaatacaacagcTCAAGGtgcaatgaaaaaacaaataggaaagatAAGGATTGACATCTGCAGAAAAGCCCAGCTTCGGGCCCCTCATCAGAAATTGAGGACGAAAAGGCAGTAAAGAAAAGAGACTTTGGAAACTGAAACTGATCTTAACTGTAGTTATTTGTTCCTGAGCAAGTCATTTCCCCTgtaacttcagttttctcatgtaAAAAGGAGGTTGAATACTATCAcaccctaccaactgagccactgacaACCTAATGTAGGGTTATATCAGGAAGTTAGTATTACTAGTAATATTGTGCTTATAAGAGTTTAATTCTTATGCTGGTCCAGGGAAGATCAACGTTAATGCCAGTTCCCAGTAAAGAACTGCAAAATCAGGATAAAGACACTACACTTTTAGCATAATGTACTATACTGAAATCTGAGAATGTCtatcaaaaggataataaatagtatcttaattagttaaaactaacaaaaataacacaagaaacaaatgcaCAGTACCAGAGAAATAACCTCCAAGGGGGATAAAGAAAGCTTACCAATCATAATAAACTGGGAGTCTGGAGTAAATGAGGCTTCCAGAGTAACAGCTTTGCTATTGGCATAACCCTAAAAAAAGAACAGTTCTCTTATCACAGCCGTGCCTGCAAACACTGACCCAGCACACACATCACCTTTCCATGAAACCCTCTCCTCCTCATGCGTAGTTCCACACCAGGTTGATACTTTTTACAATTCAACCCCATCTCCAGCTCCATATTCAATGCAACAATCAAATTATTATGGTCAGGGATTATTTTGTATCTAAACTCCAAATCTGGGTCACTGTGTGAGAAGTGAATGTCTCAGAATCCAAGAGAAGTTCATGTCCAGAATGAAAATGCAAGCCCGTGCCTCCACTGGTGAGTTAAGGATAACTGCTGGTCACCAACCAGCTAACATAATTCTCAGCCCAGGAGGTGAGACCACAGAAATAACTACGCTCTAAGGTTGTCAGCTCACCCCAAAGGTGTGCATCACCACTCCTTTGAATGCATCGATGAGACGGATGAAGCTGCCATTGGTGGAGATGAGGATGAGTTTACCATCATTGCTGAACTTAAGTCCTGTCCACTCACAAGTCCGATCGTACTGCATCTTAAAAGTCGCAAATGGCCCCTGAAATGATAAAGACAGCAGCCCCAGCCCAAGGCCCATCAGTGTTCCTCTTGCCAGAGCCAACTCTGATTCTGTCcctttagatttctttttgaCTAGGAAACGCAGAGGGAGAACTACTGCTCCAACATTCTCTAATGTCTACCACATACCTCCTCTACCATGGAAAAGGCTCCCATCTTACCCTTCAAAACATCTGTAATGTCAAGATAGCTCAAAGACTCAAAGGTTTTACCTTATCAAAAGAGCGAAGGTCATAAAGTTTAACCATTTCAGAATTGACACCTGCAGCAAAAATTAACCCTTCTGGATCAAAGGAACAAACTGGCTTGCCTTGTAGATGCATGAGGccctaagaaaaaataagaagaaaagttaATGAACCCAGGATCCTAccattatataattaattttttccaataaaaactAAGAAAGGGACACAAAAAAGGATACCTGCCTACCTAgggaatgaaaaagcaaaaaactaaaaTGAGGCTTTTTATAAACACATCTCCATAAAACTAGCTTCATCAGCCCTAACTGTACAATTCTATAAACACTGAATTCAAATAAAAGCTATAGCTCACAGGTTTTAGGAAAATGGTTTTGAAAGCAAAAAGCCACAGAGCATAACACAATATGCACTGGATTAGTGTATTTGCTTAATTACCAGCTACCTACCAGGAAGACAGATTTTCTCCAAAGTTTAGAAAGACTCTGGGATCTCAAAATGGAATCattactttctcctttctttgagaGGAGGAGCTGATGACATTGCCTACCATAGAAAACACTCAAAGTGTAACTGTGAGGTTACCATTACCTGGCAGTTAGGAGACCGGAGATCCCAGAGTCGAATGGTCTTATCAAGAGACCCAGAAATGAAAGTGTCATCCACAGGTGACATGGACAAGGCCACCACCCTGCAATGCATCAAGATAAATAGGAGTTGaagcaaaatatttgcaaaaattggATGTGAACTCTAAACCCCTCTATCTACACCTGTTCTTCCAAAACTGCCGTTTTAAGAAACATACATATACAAGTAATCTGGAATAACCAAAGGCAACTaatataatgagaaaagaaacaaaactacaacataaaaatgtaaatcaaaccacaaggagatattaTTTCACAatagataacaagtgttggtaaggatatggagaaattagaactctcACGCATTGCTGactggaatataaaatggtgcagttgctttttaagttttccagttcttcaaaaagttaaagacagaTAATTACTAAAGggcccagaaattccacttctaggtatatatccaagggTAATGAAAGTATGTCTACACAAAAATGTACACATATgtccacagcagcattattcatattaCCCGAAGAGTAGAAACAACCCCAATgcccatcaactaatgaatggataagcaaaatgtggtacatacatataataaaacattatttgctaacaaaaagaaatgaagccctGGTTCATGTTACAACATGTATTCACCTTGGAAACATGGTAAATGAAAGAATTGGACATAAAAGGCCACACAGTGTCTCATTTAcacaaaatatccagaataagcaaagctatagagacagaaagtagattagtgattgctgGGGACTTGAGAAGAGGGAATGagaagtgactgctaatgagtGCAGGGTTTCTATTTGGCAgttatgaaaatgttttggattAGTGATGA
This window contains:
- the WDR82 gene encoding WD repeat-containing protein 82 encodes the protein MKLTDSVLRSFRVAKVFRENSDKINCFDFSPNGETVISSSDDDSIVLYDCQEGKPKRTLYSKKYGVDLIRYTHAANTVVYSSNKIDDTIRYLSLHDNKYIRYFPGHSKRVVALSMSPVDDTFISGSLDKTIRLWDLRSPNCQGLMHLQGKPVCSFDPEGLIFAAGVNSEMVKLYDLRSFDKGPFATFKMQYDRTCEWTGLKFSNDGKLILISTNGSFIRLIDAFKGVVMHTFGGYANSKAVTLEASFTPDSQFIMIGSEDGKIHVWNGESGIKVAVLDGKHTGPITCLQFNPKFMTFASACSNMAFWLPTIDD